The Anaerolineales bacterium region TGCCAATTCCACCACGTCCCCTTGCGGTGAATGCGGCGAAATTATACCTGCTAATTTACGATTTCTGATTGACGAATTTATTTTGGTGAGTATAATCCAGCGCTTGATGCATATCTTGGAGTATTCATTTGAGTCGTCTCATCAAAATTGATACTGTTGGTAAAGACCGAGCCCGTTTGTCGAAAGCCATCGTGTTGGCGGTGCGTGAGTTGGCGAGGCAGGCTGAGGTCACGAATGAAGCGAAAGACTTGGCGGCGTTCATCTCGCTGGCGCTGAAAACGATTTCCGAGGGCATCGACGCATCCGTAGCGGCGTGGGAGAAGCGCGATTACTGGGTCAAGGCAGACCGCTTCCGCATGGAATGGATGTGGACGGGGCAGTATGCCGAAAAGATGAAGGCGGCGGTCCAAGCGGATGATTGGGCGAGCGTTGCCATGTTGTCGGCGCAGATCGCCCAGAAGTTCGGCAAGGTGGAGATCGCCAAAAATCACAGATTGGGGAAACCCTGGGTGGGGGCGTATAAACAGTTGTAAACTTGTCACGCAACCGTGTGTTATGGTAAAGTAAACTGAGCAAGCCGAAGACGGATTTTTAGCCGAGAAAAACTCAGGAGCTCTGTGTTCTCAGCGGCTAAGATAGAAAACTGGAGTCAATTATGAAGATTGCGCTCGTCATCGGTTCGACCATTTCAACCATCAAGGATGAAGTGATACGGGGGCGGAAACTGCTCATTGTTCGGGATGCGGATACAGCGGGCAAGCCGACGGGCGAGCCGTATATCGCCGTGGACACGGTCAGCGCAGGGACGGGGGACCTGGTGATGGTGACCGACGGTTCATCGGCTCGTTATACCAACCAAACCACCAACGCGCCCGTGGACGCGGTGATCGTCGGTGTGATCGATTCGCTGGAGTTGGGGGGAAAGGTATCTTATCGGAAAGAATGAATAATGTAAGGGCGATGCAATGCATCGCCCCTACGCGTTTATTATGGCAGACTCCCGCGACCTCCTCTCCGTCGGCGTAGACGTTGGCACGACCACGACTCAGATCGTCTTTTCACGCCTCAATTTGCAGGATGTGTCGCGACCAGGACAAATTCCGAGAATCAACATCACTGATCGCAAGGTGATCTATCAAAGCCCGATCGTTTTCACCCCGTTGACCGACTCGGAAACGATCGATGCCGATAAGCTGAATCAACTTGTGCGAAGCGAGTATTCGTCTGCTGGCGTTGACCCGAGTCAGGTCGAAACAGGCGCGGTCATCATCACTGGCGAGACGGCAAAGAAAAAGAACGCGGATGAAATCCTGCGGGCGTTGTCGGGATTGGCGGGCGAGTTCGTTGTCAGCGTGGCGGGACCGAACGTGGAGAGTTTGATCGCAGGGAAAGGCGCGGGCGCGGCGTTGTATTCACAGACGAATTTTGCGACCGTCACAAACGTGGACATCGGCGGCGGAAGCGCCAACAGCGCTACCTTCAGCAGCGGAGAATTGATCGGCGCGGCAGCGATGAACTACGGCGGACGAATTTTGGAGATCGAGCACGCGACAGGCAAGGTGAGGCATATTGCTGAACCTGCAAAGCACATCTTGAAAGACTGTAATTTGGAATTGGTAATTGGTAATTTGCCATCGCTTGAGGAGTTGCGTCGTTTTACGGATCGTATGGCAGATATGACCGTTGAACTCATCGAAGGGACGAACTCGCCGCTGGCTCAAAAGATTTATCTCACGCCGCCTGTGGGTGAGTCGGGTAAAGGCTCGGTGTTGATGTTCTCGGGTGGGATCGGACATTATTATTACAATCCGATTCCGATCAACACGGTGAGCGACGCGACGATTCATGGTGACGTCGGTCCGTTGTTGGCGGAATCGCTCCGCAAAAATGCGACGTTGAACTCGTATTCGGTCGCTCAACCCGCTGAGACCGTCCGCGCGACGGTGCTTGGAGCCAGCACACAGACGGTGACATTGTCTGGTTCGACGATCTGGGCAGAGAAGGAAATCTTGCCGTTGAAGAATGTGCCTGTGATTAGACCTGCAATTACAGTCGCTGGTCGAGTAGCCGAAGGCATATCGAGACCAGAGGGCATCAGCCCTACATCAATTTCTAACGCAATTTCCGATGCCGTCACCCGCTGGGACGTAAATCTCGCCACCGACCCGTTTGCGATTGCACTCGAACTCGAAAAATCGCTCGACTATCAATCGCTGACCCAACTCGCCAGCGGACTGAATGACTTCGCAAGCACAATGCCCAGTGACCGTCCTCTGATCGCCATCATCGAACGCGACTATGCCCAGGCGCTAGGTCAAACCGTGAAGGGACTCGCTCCCAACCGTTCGCTCCTCGTCATTGACCAGGTTGGCTTATCCGAAGGCGATTACATTGACATCGGTACGCCGTTGATGGATGGACGTGTAGTTCCGTTGAGTGTGAAGACGTTGATTTTTTATCATTAGGAACCCAATGAAACAATCTCGCTTTCAAGAATTTATTGAATGGCTACTTGATAATATTTTTGATATCGTCACTATACTTGTGGCAGGTTTTCTTGTCGCTCGATACCAAATAACACCTCCAGAGTCAAATGATATTCCAACGGTTGTCACGTGGATATTAGGCGTCCTTGGCTTAATTGCTGTAACTGGGCTGTGGGAGCGTAATAGACGACTTCATAGAATTGAGAAACTTTCAGAGGAAGGGCGTAATCTTTCTCTGCGTTATTTGAGTAGAAGGACTTATGCAAGTGATTTTTTTCTCTCCGACCGTCGCTTAACAGCAAAAGATTTTTCTTCAGCTAACACTATATATTTTGTAGGAATGGTTCTTTCAAGAACTACTAGAGAATTTATGTACGCTTTAGGTCAAAGGTTAGTAGCAGGCGCAAAAATTCGTTTTGTGGTCTTGGACTTTGAATCGGATATGGTTTTACAACAGGCTTATCTACAGAGCTTTAACGCGCCAATAGAGTTTTGGCGAGACAACCTAAAAACAACTGAAACAGTTATAGAAGCGATAGCAAAAACATCAGATAGTAAAGGAACCGTTGAGCTTGGTTATCTTCCCTACGTGCCTTCATTCGGTATAACTTTGATTGATCCCGACCAAACACACGGCACTTGTTTTGTCGAGCTCTACCAACACAGATCAGCTGAACCGCATCCAACATTTGAAGTGAGGGCTATCGATGATCCACATTGGTATAAATTCTTCCAAGGACAATTTGATAGACTTTGGGAAAGTTGTCGATATAAGACTTTTGACTCTGCAAAAAACATTCCGCAAAAATAGACATTTCTTTTAACTTTCCTTAGTGCCCTTCGTGTTTAAAAGGTAATCAAATGCTTCTTCGTACAAAACTTCACGGCAAAACCTACGAATTCCCCGACATCCGCCTCCTGATGGGTAAAGCCAACGAGGAGAAATCTGGCGACCGTTTGGCGGGAGTCGGCGCGGAGACCGCCGCGGAGCGCGTCGCGGCGAAATGGGTGTTGGCAGAAGTCCCGTTGTGGGTGATGCGGGAAAATCCCGCCGTGCCGTATGACCAGGACGAAGTCACGCGCGTCATTCAGGATGCCGTCAACCCGACCATCTACGACGAGATCAAAGATTGGACGGTGGGGGAGTTCCGTGAATGGATCCTCGCCGACACCACGTCCACGGAGATGATCTATCGCATCTCGGACGGCTTGACCGCCGAGATGGTCTCTGCGGTCACGAAGTTGATGTCGAATCTCGACCTGATGCTCGCCGCAAAGAAAATTCCACGCACGGCGTATTGCAACAACCTGATCGGGTCGCCAGGAACGCTCCTATCGCGCAACCAACCCAACCATCCGACGGATTCGCCCGAAGGCATCCGCGCCGAGATTTACGAGGGGCTATCCTACGGCTCAGGCGATTCGGTCATCGGTATCAATCCTGTGGACGATTCATACGGCTCGGTGGCGCGCCTGCTCGACATGAGTTACGACGTCATCAAGACGTGGAACATCCCCACGCAAAATTGTCTGCTGGCGCATGTCACCACGCAGATGAAATGTATGCAATCGGGTTCGCCTGTGGGACTCGTCTTCCAATCCATTGCGGGATCGCAAAAAGGCAACGACTCGTTCGGCATCTCGGTCGGTCTGCTCGACGAGGCGTACGAGATGGCGAAAAAATATTGCTTCCCCAAAGGTCCGAACTTCATGTACTTTGAAACGGGTCAAGGCTCCGCCCTCTCCGCCGACGCGCACAACGGCTGGGATCAACTCACGCTCGAAGCGCGCAACTACGGGCTCGCCAAACGCTGGCATCCGTATCAAGTCAACACGGTGGTCGGCTTCATCGGTCCCGAATATCTCTACGATGCTCGCCAGATCCAACGCGCTGGACTCGAAGATCATTTCATGGGCAAACTCACGGGCATCCCGATGGGTTGCGACGCGTGCTACACCAATCACGCCCGCGCCGACCAGAACGCCATCGAGAATCTCGCCGTCATGCTCACTGCGGCAGGCTGTAATTATTTCATGGGCGTGCCGATGGCAGACGACTCGATGCTCTCGTATCAGTCCACGTCGTATCACGATGCGCCCTCGCTCCGTCAACTGTTCAACCTCCGCCCTGCGCCCGAATTCGAAAAATGGCTGGTTGACCTCGGCTTGATGAAAGACGGCGTGCTGACAGAGAAAGCTGGAGATCCTTCGTTCTTCCTCAAACGTTAATGTCGTTGCGAGGAGCCGCTGGTCGAGTAGCCCCGTGCTTGTCGGGGCGTATCGAGACCGAGGCGACGAAGCAATCTCCTGTTATCAAGTGTGTGCTTGTTTCGAGGAGATTGCTTCGGGCGGAAGAACCCCGCCCTCGCAACGACATGAATTGGAGACTATTTTATGAACGACACCCAACTCAACGAAATCGTGGACGCAATCGTCCGTGAACTCAAAGCATCTGGCGCGGTGACGAAAACCCCCGCTTCCTCCTCAGGGACGCCTGCCTCGCCCTCGTCGACTCTTGTCGCGTCCCCAGCCGTCCCCGCCCAACCCCGCGCCAATTACCAATTACCAATTACTAATCTCTCGATTGACCTCCCCGACCCCACCCTCGACGAACACCGCTACAAAATGCGCGTCAAGAATCCCAAAGACGCCAACGGCGTAAAAGCGATGATCGCCACCACCACTTCTCGCATCGGCGTGGGACGCGCAGGTCCACGATACAACACAGCCTCGTTGTTATTATTCCAAGGCGACCACGCGGTAACGCAAGACGCCCTCTACCGCGACGTTGACCAGAAACTACTCGACGAATTCAACCTCTTCACAGTCCAGACGAAAATCAGTGGTGGCAAGCAAGAATATCTCCTCCGCCCCGACCTCGGACGTCAACTCAACGACGACGCCAAGCGAATCGTCAACGAGAAATGCCAGAAGAACGTCAACATCCAACTCTGCGTCGGCGACGGACTCTCCGCTGCGGCAATCGAAGCGAATCTGCGACAGATCTTCCCCGTCATCAAGCAGGGAGCGCAAGCCGCAGGGCTGACGTTCGGTACTCCGTTCTTCATCAAATACGCCCGCGTTGGTGTGCTGAACGACATCGGCGAGATCATCAAGCCCGACGTGGTCATCCTGCTCATCGGCGAACGCCCTGGGCTGGGACGCGCCGAGTCCATGAGCGCGTACATGGCATACAAGCCCAAAACAGGCGACAGCGACGCCGACCGCGACGTGGTCTGCAACATCTTCGAGAACGGCGGCACCAATCCGCTTGAAGGCGGCGCGTTTGTGATACAAATAGCCCAGAAGATGATGAAGCATAAGGCTTCTGGAGTGAAGTTGAAGACGGCAACGTGATGTCATTGCGAGGAGCCGCGTAGCGGCGACGAAGCAATCTCCTGTTATCAAGTGTATGCTTGTTTCGAGGAGATTGCTTCGCCCTAACGGGCTCGCAATGACATAAGGACTAATTATGGCAATCCTCGACCCTCTATACGGCACACCGCTTGCGGTGCAACTCATCCCTCAAGTGGATCGCAACTTTGCGGAGCATCTCAAACTCCGTGACGATCAACGCTCCATTGGTCTCCTCAGCGTGGACAACGACGACGCCACCTACGTTGCGATTGACGAAGCGACCAAGATGGCAAACGTGGAAGTGGTCTACGCCAAGTCGTTTTACGCGGGAGCCAAACACACATCAGGAAAATGGTCGGGCGAGATCATGGCAATTCTGGCTGGACCAGACCCAGCCGAAGTCCGAGCGGGATTGAATGCGGCGGTCAATTACATCAAGACACAGGCGATCTGGTATTCCGCCAACGACGACGA contains the following coding sequences:
- a CDS encoding EutN/CcmL family microcompartment protein — protein: MKIALVIGSTISTIKDEVIRGRKLLIVRDADTAGKPTGEPYIAVDTVSAGTGDLVMVTDGSSARYTNQTTNAPVDAVIVGVIDSLELGGKVSYRKE
- a CDS encoding ethanolamine ammonia-lyase reactivating factor EutA, with protein sequence MADSRDLLSVGVDVGTTTTQIVFSRLNLQDVSRPGQIPRINITDRKVIYQSPIVFTPLTDSETIDADKLNQLVRSEYSSAGVDPSQVETGAVIITGETAKKKNADEILRALSGLAGEFVVSVAGPNVESLIAGKGAGAALYSQTNFATVTNVDIGGGSANSATFSSGELIGAAAMNYGGRILEIEHATGKVRHIAEPAKHILKDCNLELVIGNLPSLEELRRFTDRMADMTVELIEGTNSPLAQKIYLTPPVGESGKGSVLMFSGGIGHYYYNPIPINTVSDATIHGDVGPLLAESLRKNATLNSYSVAQPAETVRATVLGASTQTVTLSGSTIWAEKEILPLKNVPVIRPAITVAGRVAEGISRPEGISPTSISNAISDAVTRWDVNLATDPFAIALELEKSLDYQSLTQLASGLNDFASTMPSDRPLIAIIERDYAQALGQTVKGLAPNRSLLVIDQVGLSEGDYIDIGTPLMDGRVVPLSVKTLIFYH
- a CDS encoding ethanolamine ammonia-lyase subunit EutB is translated as MLLRTKLHGKTYEFPDIRLLMGKANEEKSGDRLAGVGAETAAERVAAKWVLAEVPLWVMRENPAVPYDQDEVTRVIQDAVNPTIYDEIKDWTVGEFREWILADTTSTEMIYRISDGLTAEMVSAVTKLMSNLDLMLAAKKIPRTAYCNNLIGSPGTLLSRNQPNHPTDSPEGIRAEIYEGLSYGSGDSVIGINPVDDSYGSVARLLDMSYDVIKTWNIPTQNCLLAHVTTQMKCMQSGSPVGLVFQSIAGSQKGNDSFGISVGLLDEAYEMAKKYCFPKGPNFMYFETGQGSALSADAHNGWDQLTLEARNYGLAKRWHPYQVNTVVGFIGPEYLYDARQIQRAGLEDHFMGKLTGIPMGCDACYTNHARADQNAIENLAVMLTAAGCNYFMGVPMADDSMLSYQSTSYHDAPSLRQLFNLRPAPEFEKWLVDLGLMKDGVLTEKAGDPSFFLKR
- the eutC gene encoding ethanolamine ammonia-lyase subunit EutC yields the protein MNDTQLNEIVDAIVRELKASGAVTKTPASSSGTPASPSSTLVASPAVPAQPRANYQLPITNLSIDLPDPTLDEHRYKMRVKNPKDANGVKAMIATTTSRIGVGRAGPRYNTASLLLFQGDHAVTQDALYRDVDQKLLDEFNLFTVQTKISGGKQEYLLRPDLGRQLNDDAKRIVNEKCQKNVNIQLCVGDGLSAAAIEANLRQIFPVIKQGAQAAGLTFGTPFFIKYARVGVLNDIGEIIKPDVVILLIGERPGLGRAESMSAYMAYKPKTGDSDADRDVVCNIFENGGTNPLEGGAFVIQIAQKMMKHKASGVKLKTAT
- the eutL gene encoding ethanolamine utilization microcompartment protein EutL produces the protein MAILDPLYGTPLAVQLIPQVDRNFAEHLKLRDDQRSIGLLSVDNDDATYVAIDEATKMANVEVVYAKSFYAGAKHTSGKWSGEIMAILAGPDPAEVRAGLNAAVNYIKTQAIWYSANDDDSIAFFPHVISRTGTYLSQVCNIQVGSPIAYLVATPNEGLVALDAALKSADVSIVALTMPPSETNYMGVMLTGDQPACKAAATAFQNKVLEVASKPINY